Genomic segment of Deltaproteobacteria bacterium:
CATTATTACTAGCTGAAAGGAGTCTCTCAAGTATATCTCAGCTAATATTCTGTGGGCAGCATCCGAATCTATATATGCATCGGTGTTGACATGAATGGCCCGATCAGCACCCATAGCTAAGGCCGTTCGCAATTGCTCACTTGTCCCATCGGGGCCAATTGAGGCAACTACTACCTCAACGTCACCTTTTTGTTCCTTAAGGCGAATCGCCTCTTCAACCGCAATCTCGTCAAATGGGTTTACTATCCATTTCACTCCATCCTCGCTAATCTTGTTCCCATCGGCATGGATTCGCACTTTTGTTTCGTAATCTACAACTCTCTTTATTGGAACTAATATCTTAGCCATATCTCCCTATTCGAGTAAGCACTAAGCTGATATGTATGGCTCACCGAGTGATCCACAGAGGCAAAGGCACTATCGAAAATCTTGCGAAGTATAAGGCGCCCGTATCTTTCAAAATACGCACTTAAAAATACGCTAAATAATGCAGACAAGAGAAATGCAATTATTGCCTTGCTCCTTGTCAGGGTATACTGCCGCTTTAACTTCTCCTTTTTGCGATAACGATTAAAAGCCATAAAATAAAATATTTAACTTACTTTTTTAAAACGGTATATAGTAATAGACTGTGAATAAATTCTTTGTCATTCTGAGCTTGTTTTTTAACAAAGAGGCATATTTGATGAGAAATAGTCCCGTTTTTTTCACTCTTGTTTTGCTAACATACGCACTGTTTATGAGCGCATGCTCCAGCAATAATAGCAAAATAGCCGTTAATCCAGATAAATGCACTACGAACACTGATTGCAAACAAGGTAACAGGTGCGCCGGCGGCTGGTGCGAGGACATGTACCATCCAAGACACAAAATAAAAAACTATTAATATGCCCTCGAATTTTGCTACAAAGATAGCTGCGGTTTGGCTGTTTTTCTTTACGCTTATGCACTGCTTGATGGGGCTGAATTACGAGACCAAACAGATAGGTATTCGACCGGCATTTGCGATTGGCGAACAAGTCTCGTCTACCACTAAGCCGTGTTATGTTAGTACCGGACAAAAAAGCGAGCGGTTGAGATATGTTTCTAAAGTTGCAGACGATGGTTCTATATATCTCGATACAGTCGAACACGTAGAGCTGGCTGGCATAGCCATTCCGAAGGCAGGAAGCGCGGATGATAAACAAGATTGCAGCATTCAGGTAATCAAGTTTATCAATGCCAAACTTAGCAATAAGGGCGTATATATCTATGCCGCCGAAGATAATGTGCCACGCAATGATAAACCCTTAAAAGTCTACGTAATCACTCAAAATGGGGAGTTCTTTAACCAGGAATTAGTTAGAATGGGGCTTGCACGCGCAAATCCAAGAAACTCACGTAACGAGCCATTAATTTGCGCCGACAATTTAATTACAGCCGAAAGACAAGCGCGAACAAAAAAAACTGGTTTATGGATTGGAGATTGCTTAAGTAATAACTAGATGGGCCAATGGAACGCGACGGCGAAAGAATCTTCCGGCAAGTCAAGAAAATCTAGTCCATTATACACGAAAGAGAAGAGAACTATCATAGCGCCAACCACAAAAGCTAATCGCTTAAACGGGCTTAAAACGCTATCGGATACCTTGGAATGCGAAGCTTGAAAATCTGCATCCGCATTTGAATCAGCTGTATACTTTTTAAATCCGAACGACCTAGGCAGGTTTCCCTTTGCGGCAATATGAGGAACCTCTATTGGATCTACATTATCTCTTCGCTCAATTTCGCTAACAAATACCTCTGCGCTTTCAGCTTCGCTAGCTTTTCGCAAGTTAGCCTCCCTTGCCTCCTGAGCCTCTGCCGAAGTCCTGGGCAAGTCTCTATTTTCAACTGCGGACGGACTTTGCAACACCGACCTATCGCTTAAATAGTCACTGCACACATCCACAGCCGCACGAAACTCAACTGCAGATTGAAAGCGCCCAGATGGATCTGTACAAAGTGCCTTATCCAACAAAACTTCTAAAAATAGCGGCACATTTTGCAGATACTTCGACAAAGGAGCGCGGCGCCCGCTTAGCTTATTATCTACCTTTTCAGCAAATGAACTTCCCTCAAACGGCAATCGCTTCGTCAAGAAGTAATAAGTAGTTATGCCTAGAGAATAAATATCAGTTAATACAGTAGCTGGTTCCCCATTTAGATATTCTGGCGCGAGATACTCAAATGTTCCGACCCCCTGCCTGGCCCTTTCGTCCCTAACCGGCTCTGTCGGAATCTGCGCAATCCCAAAATCAGCTATTTTGATTTCCCCCTCACGAGACAGTAATAAATTTTCGGGCTTAATATCGCCATGAATGATACCAGCGCGATGAATTGCCTCAAGTCCGCAAAGAGTCTGATGAAGAAATCTTAAGACTTGCGTATAAGAAAATGCTTCATTCTCCGTATTTAACCTACACAAACAGTCACCCCCAGCCGCATACTCCATCGATAGATACCATAGACCTTCGGCAGCAACATAATCATTTAACCGGATAACATTTCGATGACGCGCAGCTAACATAGCAACCGCTTCGCGATTCATCTTATTGACGTTATGTTCGTGACACTTTGAATCCGCTGTAACTACCTTGAGCGCAACTAAATCCGACTTGCCGCAAGGTGCTTCGTGGCTTGGCGTAAGAATGCGAGCCTTATAAACTATGCTGTTGTTGCCACGACCGATACTCGAAAGTATTTCGTATCGACCATCGATTATATGAGAGTCATTGCGCTTGGAAACCTGCCTAAGAGCCATCTCAAAATCCTATTACTGAGAACAACAACTACTATAAAACTACAACTAAAATGATCTAAGACCCTAGCTGCTCGCTCAAATACCCACATCAGTCTAACTAGAGCTAAAAGCATTTTCGTTGGCTTAGTGAATTAATACACTACTTAGCGTTAATATTAAAGCTTTCAAGAAACTTTTTTCAACGCAGAGAGTATTTCTATACTAAGGTACGTTATGCAGACTAAGATGGGAAAAATATCATAAAAAAACGCCACAACTCCTACCAAAAAATCAGCTCACGCAAGTCCTTAACATTATTAGATATTTAACGCATCCGGCTCGCCACAACGGCGAAATCTAGACAAAG
This window contains:
- a CDS encoding thermonuclease family protein; translated protein: MPSNFATKIAAVWLFFFTLMHCLMGLNYETKQIGIRPAFAIGEQVSSTTKPCYVSTGQKSERLRYVSKVADDGSIYLDTVEHVELAGIAIPKAGSADDKQDCSIQVIKFINAKLSNKGVYIYAAEDNVPRNDKPLKVYVITQNGEFFNQELVRMGLARANPRNSRNEPLICADNLITAERQARTKKTGLWIGDCLSNN
- a CDS encoding serine/threonine protein kinase, coding for MALRQVSKRNDSHIIDGRYEILSSIGRGNNSIVYKARILTPSHEAPCGKSDLVALKVVTADSKCHEHNVNKMNREAVAMLAARHRNVIRLNDYVAAEGLWYLSMEYAAGGDCLCRLNTENEAFSYTQVLRFLHQTLCGLEAIHRAGIIHGDIKPENLLLSREGEIKIADFGIAQIPTEPVRDERARQGVGTFEYLAPEYLNGEPATVLTDIYSLGITTYYFLTKRLPFEGSSFAEKVDNKLSGRRAPLSKYLQNVPLFLEVLLDKALCTDPSGRFQSAVEFRAAVDVCSDYLSDRSVLQSPSAVENRDLPRTSAEAQEAREANLRKASEAESAEVFVSEIERRDNVDPIEVPHIAAKGNLPRSFGFKKYTADSNADADFQASHSKVSDSVLSPFKRLAFVVGAMIVLFSFVYNGLDFLDLPEDSFAVAFHWPI